The DNA region GAATCGGCGATCGCCCCAAACTGGTCATATATTTTTTTTCTGCGGAAAAAGCCCCTTGGGAAGTTAAATCAAAATCATAGCGATAGGTTAAATAATCCAGTTTTTGATCATCGAGCCATAGCAATAATGCACCTTCCGTGGCATTGCCAATCACCTCCGGCAAACCCTCAGGAGAATATTCCAAATCAGCGGTGCTATTAGCGGCGATCGCCTCGGCGAGAATATCGTTGACCTTTTGATTGAGCTGATCCGAACTCTCCCCTAAACCCGGCACTACAATTTCCTGCACTTGCATTTGATTACAAGTGAGCGTCCCTGTTTTATCCGAGCAAATTACGGTGGTTGCGCCAATCGTTTCGCAGGCATGCATCCGGCGTACAAGATTATTTTCCGCAGTCATCCGGCGCATACTATAGGCCAAGGACAGAGTCACACTCATCGCCAAACCCTCTGGCACTGCCACCACAATAATGGTGACCGCAACCATAAAATAATTCAGCAGCGCCAGCCCCACATCACCGGGAAGCCACTCTCCAAAAGTTGTGGGCGTCCAACCGAGCTTCCCACCAATCTGCATCGTCAGCCCAAAAAAAACGATCCCAACCGCCAACATTAAGAGCCAATTTTCAGTGATTTCCGGTGGTTCTAAATCCAGTGCACTGGGTAAATAGCCCCCTTTTTTTAATAAATTGCGACCGTCATCGACCACAGGTAACCACACTGGAATGAGGACGATCATTACTGTGCTTAGTAAGATGCCAACTACATAACCCTGTTGTCCAGTCAGTAATAATTCATGGGTTAACACTCCCCTAATGAATAAGGCAATAAAGGTCAACATCGCGACCGATAAGCCCACAACACCAATGGCCTGGCTGAGTTCTTCGAGCTGCCGGTTTAGGGGCGTATTTTTATCGTCCTCAACTGTTGCGACGGCCTGGGCTAATTTCCCGATTTCTGTGCGATCGCCCACTGCCAAAACCTTACAAAAGCCATGGCCTTGGGTGACAATCGTGCTGCGATACACCCGATGAAACGGATAGGTACTTTCTTCTGCATCCGGTTGAAAGGGATCTTTGTCATGAGCTTTATAAACTGGTTCCGATTCGCCTGTTAACTTCGCTTGGTCAATATACATTGAGACACTATCGACGATATCCGCATCTGCTGGAATTTCATGTCCTTGTTCTACATATATAATGTCGCCAACTACCAATTCTTGGCGCGGTAAATTAACATATTGTCCATCCCGAATCACTTTGACATTGACCTGATCGTAGACATGGTTCAGGAGAGCAAATTCTTGATTCGCTTTAAATTCATTAAAAAATGCAACGGTAGTCGCCAATAAAATCGCGATAATAATCCCGAGTCCTTCGGCAAATTCACCCTGTAATAACCCCACCGTTAGGGCGACAACCGCCGCAATCATCAAAATACGAATCACGGGATCTTCAAATTTTTCGAGAAACAAAGTCCACCAAGGATCGCGTTGAGGTGGCGTCAAAACATTTTCGCCATAACTGGTGCGACTGGCGTTCACTTCCTCCGTTGTTAATCCCTGATAGGGAAGGTGGCGATCGCCTGTGGATGCAGTAGTCATAATGGTTTTATTTAATGCCAGTCTGTTGTGATCGTCGCTGAGGATTTCTCCATAGTAGGTTTAACCACTTTTTAAACGTGGCAAAACGTTAAGAAAATTTAGCCTCTACCAGGGATGAATACACATCCACATATATTTCTGAAGTTACTGGCTAAGATGTGAAGAGAATGAGACTAGTGCCCTCCAGCGGATAGGTTTGAGATGACGGTTACCCAAACAAAACTCACAGCAATTTTGGCACGGCTAGAGAAGCTTGAAACGCGTCAAAATCTTTTAAAAAATAATCTCCTTTCTCTGAAAAAACAGGTTGATGGCTTGGCCACTTCTTTTCAGAATCGCCCTGAGCTGGCACAGGTTCGCTCAATTCAAAATACCTTAGATGAACTCGCTCGATTTGGCGATCGCCTCGATTCCAGTATAGATATAGATGCCGCCTTAACACCACAACCGATCCGCACCTCAGAGACAACGATGGGGGGAATTGATCCCGATGTTTTGGTGATGCCAATTTTAGAGAACGATTCCGAGCTGGAGGAGGCTCTTGATGCGGATCTTTCGTCAGATTTGTCCACTCTCCTCAACACTCTGGAGATTGATGATGCGGCGAATCTTGATGGTCTGGCATTAGATCCCATGAATTTGGATATGGCAGATGCTCTCGAAGATAATGGCGGCGATCGCCTCTCGACATTAGACTTCGATTTAGACAATATTGACTTAGAAAATATCAGCCTAGACGAACTTGAACAGTTAGATATTTATGCTCTGGGAGGTGTTAGTGATGAGGTCGATCTGAGCCTCGACTTATCAGACTCATTATCCAGCGATCTTGAGGCACTAGAGCTGACAGATGTAGAACAAGTCAATGATGCGGATGACTTGCCTGAGCTTAATAATGAGCAGCTAAATGGTAATGCCGTTAGTCTTTCTGATGCTGAAGGAACACCTATATCCAAGCTTGGTGGAGAAGTTGAGCTGGAAAACATGGAGCTGGATCCATTGGCGATGAACGGGATGGATCTAGAAAATTTGTCAGATCTTGATATAGAAGAGCTTACCGGCGTGGAGCTCAATGATCTCAGTTTGGGAGAACATTTGCCGACGATTGATTTGTCTGGCGATCGCCCAGCAGAAACGGAAGATCATGATGATGAGCTAGCAGTAACAGAACCTTCTGCTGAGATGCCGATGGAGCTCGACAATATTGAATTACCGGATTTGGCGATCACCACTGATATGGGAGAGCTCGATCTCAACATGGACAATCTCGAATTAGAAATTGCAGCTGAGATGCCAGACTACGACGACATGACTGATTTTAAGGTCGAATCAGAGTCTACCATTCCGAATATTGCAGATGACTTATTAGAGCCACCATCAATTACACCAGTCCCAGAAGAAGAGATCAAATCGATCAGCACGACGGAATTTGAGCAAGTTAATGAGCCTTCACCAGGCATCACCGATGATGCGAGTCAAACTTCAGAACAACTTTCTTTAGGCACAGACGAATCAGAAATAGATCAACCCGAAATAGATGAGCCCGAAATAGACTCTTTATCTTTAGATGTAGAGGATGTGGCGATCGCCTCCCCAGAATCCCCAAATGAGGCGAGTGAAATTTCCGTAGAATCTGAATCAGCTTTATCTAATCCCCGAATACCTGTTACTGATACAGAGGATCCAGAAGAACTAACTGATGCTGAGACTTCTCTATCAGACGGAACTGCTAGTTCTATTGAATTAACTGCCGCTGAAATTGTTTCCCGTATTGAAAATCGCCAACATTATTTCATTGGGTTTCAACTTCCACAGATTCAGCTCACCCAGCAAAATCTACGGGATTGCGTCTTCGATAAAACAAACCTCAATGGCAGCCAGTTACAAAACTCTGACCTGCGAGATACCAGTTTTAAAAATTGCGACCTGGCCAATGCCAATCTCGAGTACACATCTTTAGAACGTGCCAACTTTGAACAGGCTAATTTAGCCAATGCCAATCTCAAAGGGATTTTGTTTAATGGCCGTACGAGTTTTATCAGCGCAAACCTGGAAGGGGCTGATTTGAGCAATCTGGATTTAACGCGTCCTCCCGAATTTAAACAGGCCAATTTACGACGGGCAAAGCTGATTGGCGTTAATCTACGCAGCGTTAATTGTAGTGGCTGGGATCTGACAGAAACCTTATTATGTCGTGCCAACTTAATTCATGCAGATCTGCGCAATACCACCCTCACGAATGCTGATTTATCTGGAGCAATCTATAGTACAAAAACGATGTTTCCAGAAGGATTTCAACCAGAAGGTGCATTATTAGTTGCTGCTGGTGAAGATTTGAGTAAACAAGATTTACAGCACTATGATCTCTCTGAATTAGATTTAACAAAGGTGAATTTTAGCGGTGCAAATTTAGAACAAGCCAATCTTGATAATTGTGATTTATCTGATGCAAATTTAAGCTCTGCCAACTTGCGGCGATCGCACCTAAGAGCGATTTGTTTAGAAGCTAATTTCACAGGAGCAAATCTTACCCAAGCCGATCTTTGCGAAGCCAATGTTACAGGCAGTAATTTTTCTGATGCTAATCTTCAAGGTGCAGTGCTTAAAGATGCCAATTTTACAATGACTGATTTGCGAGGGACACAATTAAAAGAATCTGATACCTATCGTATGAATTGTAATGGTGCGAACCTAGAAAATATGGATTTAACAGGTCTAAATTTCGAGGGAGATCTAAGTGGCACCAACCTCACAAATACCAAACTTTGCAACCTAAATCTCAACTTCTTAGATTTGAGTTGGGCAAACCTGACAGGCGCTGATGTCACAGGTTCTACGTTTAAAGAGACAAACTTAGATAACGCTAATTTGCGAGATGTGATCGGCTTTACACTTGATAACTACGATTACAAGTTATACCTCAACAATACAATTTTGCCTGATGGCAAGGTCTTAGATTAAGTCTTTTTGACACCGAACAATTCTGTGTTTTAAATCTTAAATTCATTTATCTCTCCTATCGGCGATCGCCCTTTTTAGAGATTGGAATTTACTTTTTCCACAATTGATCGCCTTTCTGTTCATTTGAGTATCAATAAATCACATAAATCTTGTATCTGACAATACACAAAAACAAGGAATTGGTCTTGCCTTAAGGATTATTTAACCTTTGAAGAGAAGGCTGTGGAAAACTCTGGAAATGTTGTGGAAAAGAATTTTTTTCTGTGGAAAATCGCCCCGACTAGATCTTTGACAATCTTTATCGGAGCGACTTGTTTAAATATTTAAAATGATCATTGATGAGTAACTAGACTCATAGGACATTAAACTCGAACAAAATTATAGAGTTCCTCATAATCATCTCCTGGAGAACTCCAGGAATAATCACTTTGCATTCCTTGAATCTGTAATTGCTTAAACTCTTCAGGGTAGACATAGTAAAGGCCTAATGCTCGATCCATTGCTGATTCGAGGGCATTATTATCCGTCTGGTAGAATACATAGCCATTACGTTCTTTAGTAGAACGATGTTGATCATGGTCGCGGTCAAATACTGTACTTACCAAACCGCCCACACCACGGACAATTGGCACAGTTCCGTACTTGAGACTAATCAACTGGGTTAAACCACAAGGCTCATAATTACTTGGAACCACCATCATGTCTGACCCAGCATAGATGAGGTGAGCAAGTTCTGCATTGAACCCTAGCTCGATGTGGCAATTGGGGTTGTCATTGAGATGTCCTTTCTCCCACCAGAACCAAGAATTGATCGAGTTTTCTGTTGCTGAGCCCAGAAGGACAAATTGTGCACCGCGCTCAAGTGCGTAGTACATTGCATGGTGTACGAGGTGAACCCCTTTTTGATCATCTAGACGACCGATATAGGCAACAATTGGCTTATTCGGGTCAGAGTCATCTAGAAGCAGTCTTTGTCGCAGTGCTTTTTTGTTCTTTTGCTTGTCTTGAATGCTGTCCCAGCTGTATTGAACTGGGATATTTTTGTCGCTGTCCGGGTTCCAAATACTGTAATCAATACCATTGAGGATGCCTTGAAACTTATCCTGATGGCGGTGAAGTGTATGGCCTAAACCGCAACTGATATCCGTGTGGTGTGCCTCCCAAGCGTGGTGTGGGGAAACGGTGGTGACAGCATTCGCGTAGACAATACCACCTTTCATTAGGTTTAAGGCAAAAGGATTGAAGTTATCCCGGAGGCGATCATAGTTGAAGTAGTAGCCTTCATTATTTAAGCCTGTTGCCCAAAGGACATCTGCTCCTGTAATCCCTTGGTGCTTAAAGTTATGAACGGTATAACAAATACGCTGATCCCAAAGGCCATGGTATTTATACATCTCGAAGAGCATGACTGGAACCAGACCAGTTTGCCAATCGTGGCAATGGATCACATCGGGGCGTTTGCCAGATTGCTGTAAAAATTCGAGGGCTGCTTTACTGAAAAAGGCAAAACGCATGTGGTCGTCTAAACCACCGTAGAAGTGACCTCGATTGAAGAAATTGTCTCCAGAGTGAGGCTCGATAAAAAAGCATTGTTGTCCATGTACCCAACCATAGAAAACAGTGCAGTAGATTGCGCCATCATACCAAGGTACACAAAGGTTCTCATAGGCGACATGGAGTCCCCAGATATGGTCATAGCGCATGCAGTCATATTTGGGCAGGATAATCTCGACATTATGACCTCTAATGCTGAGTTCGCGACTGAGTCCATATACGACATCCGCTAGTCCACCAACTTTCGCAACGGGTGCGCATTCTGAAGCGATTTGGACAACATACATGAAGCTTTCTTTCCCTCGGATTTAATAGGAGATTTCTAAAAATTTGTTCAACCATAATGCATCTATCTGCCAGGCAGCAACTATAAATCGGATGATGATTCATCAGTATTTTTAAGCTTTTAGATAGGTATTGTTTTGCAGAGAAAATCTATGGCAATAGTTTTCTTTTATGCCAGGGATCACTCAGTTTTTTAATGAAAAGGTTCAATCCAAGTCAGGATCAAGATATTTGCGCTTTTTGAGATGAGTATGGATGAGCAATTCTGCTTATTTAAGGGATGATTGCCATGAGAAGTCTATTGGTGATCAAACATATATCGATTGTCTGTCTATACCGGATTTTTTCTGATCGCTATATTGTCTGAAGTTTTAGGATAGGTGAAAGATTGAGGCGATCGCCAACACTTGAATTTCCTTCTCTGCACAGAAAAAAGACAGAGCTGAGAATAAATAATCAAGCAGCCCTGCCTTTAATTCAAAATGAATCGATATTGATTTATCTAATAAGTGGGAACAGAAGAATCCACTTCTTCACTCCAAGCACGAATACCACCTTGAACGTTGGTACCAGCAATTCCTACAGTATTTTGCAGAATTGTGAGTGCCTTTGCAGAACGACCGCCCATCTTACAGTGAGCAATGAGCTTTTTCCCATCAGTCACAAGTTCTTGTACTTGGCTCACACCATCACCAGTTTCAATCTCTGGTAAAGGAATCAACGTCGCACCAGGAATACTTGCGATATCGTATTCATTGGGATTACGCACATCAATAAGTACATAATCGTCAGCATCGCTATCGAGAAGAGCCTTAAGCTCTGTTACTGTCATTTCTTCCATATTGTTTTGCTGTTCAGCCTCCGCAGCTTGAGCTTGGGGAATACCACAAAATTGTTCGTAATCGATTAACTTTTCGATCACTGGACGTACAGGGTTCGGGCGCAACTTCAGCTCCCGAAACTTCATGTCTAATGCGTTATAGAGCATGAGCCGACCACTGAGAGTATTCGGCTTACCCAAAATAATTTTTATTGTTTCCGTTGCTTGGATAGTGCCAATAATGCCACAAAGCACACCGAGGACTCCGCCTTCCGCACAAGAAGGAACCATCCCTGGTGGTGGTGGCTCAGGATAAAGATCTCGGTAGTTGGGGCCGCCTTCATAGTTGAAAACAGTTGCCTGTCCTTCAAACCGGAAGATCGAACCATATACATTCGGCTTGTTTAGGAGAACGCAAGCATCATTGGTGAGATAACGAGTAGGGAAGTTATCTGTGCCATCAACGACGATGTCGTAGCCCTTAATAATGTCCAGTGCATTGTCAGCACTGAGACGTGTTTCATGAAGATCAACTTGACAGAATGGATTAATATCAAGAATTCTATTTTTCGCCGATTCGATCTTTGGTTTGCCGACCCATGAAGTACCGTGAATAATTTGTCGTTGGAGGTTGGAGAAATCGACGATATCGAAATCGACCAGACCAATGCGACCGATACCTGCGGCAGCAAGGTAAAGAAGTAGAGGAGAGCCAAGACCTCCACTACCAATACAAAGGACGCTGGCTGCTTTGAGCCGTTTTTGTCCATCTACGCCCACTTCCGGCAAAATCAAATGCCGAGAATAGCGTTCGTAGTCATCCTTTGTTAGTTCTATGGAGTCTAAATTAGGATTTAACATTAGGGTGTTCTGAGGAAAATATTTAAGATGTGAGGTCTGGGGTCACGACCAAGAACACGAGTGCAGCTTTCCAGTCTACTGCGTTGTGAGATTAGATTCTAGGTTAACGCAAGGGATTATGAATTAGGCATGCTTTCTAGGTATTGGTTGGACTTTTAGGAAAGTCAGTGGGTTGGGCTGAAGGAAAGTTTTAGGGATTCGACAATTGACCCTATAAAATTTTATTAAGGGAGATTTGATTTTTGATCTCTAGGAGAAAATACGCGATGACTCGAGGGCAAGAAGTTAAGACAGGAGAACAGGTAGCTAAGGCTTCCACAAAGCTTCTTGGCAAGCAGCAGCGTAATGCGGATGGTGGAAGGAAATTATCATTCCTGCTGAAAGGTTTTCTCTGGGGTTCGGGTTTTATGGGGACAACCCTCCTCTCGGCAGCGGTAGGCACTTGGCTTGCGCTCTACACACCCTTATCACAGATTGTCTTACCGTTTTTGCCGAGTTCTCTCGAAAGTCTGAAGCAGGAAGGTTTGCAGCAGCTTGGGAGTTATTCTCTAGGCCGACCTGTCAATATTTTAGTGATGGGGATCGACCGGGTAGAGGGTACTGAAGGCAGTGAAATATTTGGTGGCCGTAGTGACACGATGCTATTGGTTCGATTTGATCCTGAGTTAGAAAATAAGCGGGTGAATATGCTTTCTATTCCTCGGGATACTCAAGTGTTGATTCCTGATGTGGGACTAACCAAGGTTAATGATGCAAATGTTTATGGTGGTGGCAAATTAGCGGCAGAAGTGGTGAGTGAGACGCTTAATGATGTGCCTGTGGATCGCTATGTGCGGATTACGACGGATACGTTTAGGGAATTGGTGGATGCAGTAGGTGGTGTGAATGTTTTTGTGCCCTATGACATGAAATATAAGGATGAGACGCAGGATTTAGAGATTGATTTGGAAGAGGGTTGGCAGGTTTTGGATGGGGATCAGGCAGAGCAGTTTGCACGGTTCCGGAATGATGAGTTTGGGGATATTGGTCGGGTACAGCGTCAGCAGGTTTTGCTGAAGGCGTTACGGGAAAAGGTTCAGTCTCCTGCGATTATTCCGCGTTTACCGAATTTGATTAGTTTGGTGCAAGAGCATATTGATACAGATTTGAGTTGGGAGGAGATGTTGGCGTTGATGAATTTTTCGCGTCAACTGGAAAAAGATCATCTCAATATGGTGATGTTGCCGGGGCGTTTTAGTGATGCGGGGGAATATAACCGCAGTTATTGGCTGGTTTCAAATCAAGAGAAGAACCGGGTAATGCAGGATTTCTTTGGGGTGGAGCCGCCACTTCAGGTTTTGGGTGATGGTGAATCTGGGGCGATCGCCCCTCAAAGATTACGGATTGCGATTCAGAATGCGACTAATGAGAATGGTATTGCGGGTCAAATGTCTCGCTATTTGATGACTGAGGATTTTACGAACACTTATTTGGCGCGTGATTATTCCGACATCCTTGACCACACTCAAATTATTGTTCAACGAGGGGATCTTGAAGCCGCAAATTTATTACTCGATGTGATTGGTGTTGGGCGAGTAGAAGCTTCTTCAATCGGCGAAATTGAATCAGATATTACGATCCGGGTTGGGCGAGATTGGCTAGAAGCGATGGAAGAGACAGAATAATCTCGCAACCAAAAAGATAATTTAGTTCAGAATAAAATCCGAGGACTCAACATTGAGTCTTCGGGTTTCCAAGTACAAAATATCTTTAAGATGGCGAAGACTCTAAAATC from [Leptolyngbya] sp. PCC 7376 includes:
- the moeB gene encoding molybdopterin-synthase adenylyltransferase MoeB encodes the protein MLNPNLDSIELTKDDYERYSRHLILPEVGVDGQKRLKAASVLCIGSGGLGSPLLLYLAAAGIGRIGLVDFDIVDFSNLQRQIIHGTSWVGKPKIESAKNRILDINPFCQVDLHETRLSADNALDIIKGYDIVVDGTDNFPTRYLTNDACVLLNKPNVYGSIFRFEGQATVFNYEGGPNYRDLYPEPPPPGMVPSCAEGGVLGVLCGIIGTIQATETIKIILGKPNTLSGRLMLYNALDMKFRELKLRPNPVRPVIEKLIDYEQFCGIPQAQAAEAEQQNNMEEMTVTELKALLDSDADDYVLIDVRNPNEYDIASIPGATLIPLPEIETGDGVSQVQELVTDGKKLIAHCKMGGRSAKALTILQNTVGIAGTNVQGGIRAWSEEVDSSVPTY
- the glgA gene encoding glycogen synthase GlgA, with protein sequence MYVVQIASECAPVAKVGGLADVVYGLSRELSIRGHNVEIILPKYDCMRYDHIWGLHVAYENLCVPWYDGAIYCTVFYGWVHGQQCFFIEPHSGDNFFNRGHFYGGLDDHMRFAFFSKAALEFLQQSGKRPDVIHCHDWQTGLVPVMLFEMYKYHGLWDQRICYTVHNFKHQGITGADVLWATGLNNEGYYFNYDRLRDNFNPFALNLMKGGIVYANAVTTVSPHHAWEAHHTDISCGLGHTLHRHQDKFQGILNGIDYSIWNPDSDKNIPVQYSWDSIQDKQKNKKALRQRLLLDDSDPNKPIVAYIGRLDDQKGVHLVHHAMYYALERGAQFVLLGSATENSINSWFWWEKGHLNDNPNCHIELGFNAELAHLIYAGSDMMVVPSNYEPCGLTQLISLKYGTVPIVRGVGGLVSTVFDRDHDQHRSTKERNGYVFYQTDNNALESAMDRALGLYYVYPEEFKQLQIQGMQSDYSWSSPGDDYEELYNFVRV
- a CDS encoding pentapeptide repeat-containing protein, encoding MTVTQTKLTAILARLEKLETRQNLLKNNLLSLKKQVDGLATSFQNRPELAQVRSIQNTLDELARFGDRLDSSIDIDAALTPQPIRTSETTMGGIDPDVLVMPILENDSELEEALDADLSSDLSTLLNTLEIDDAANLDGLALDPMNLDMADALEDNGGDRLSTLDFDLDNIDLENISLDELEQLDIYALGGVSDEVDLSLDLSDSLSSDLEALELTDVEQVNDADDLPELNNEQLNGNAVSLSDAEGTPISKLGGEVELENMELDPLAMNGMDLENLSDLDIEELTGVELNDLSLGEHLPTIDLSGDRPAETEDHDDELAVTEPSAEMPMELDNIELPDLAITTDMGELDLNMDNLELEIAAEMPDYDDMTDFKVESESTIPNIADDLLEPPSITPVPEEEIKSISTTEFEQVNEPSPGITDDASQTSEQLSLGTDESEIDQPEIDEPEIDSLSLDVEDVAIASPESPNEASEISVESESALSNPRIPVTDTEDPEELTDAETSLSDGTASSIELTAAEIVSRIENRQHYFIGFQLPQIQLTQQNLRDCVFDKTNLNGSQLQNSDLRDTSFKNCDLANANLEYTSLERANFEQANLANANLKGILFNGRTSFISANLEGADLSNLDLTRPPEFKQANLRRAKLIGVNLRSVNCSGWDLTETLLCRANLIHADLRNTTLTNADLSGAIYSTKTMFPEGFQPEGALLVAAGEDLSKQDLQHYDLSELDLTKVNFSGANLEQANLDNCDLSDANLSSANLRRSHLRAICLEANFTGANLTQADLCEANVTGSNFSDANLQGAVLKDANFTMTDLRGTQLKESDTYRMNCNGANLENMDLTGLNFEGDLSGTNLTNTKLCNLNLNFLDLSWANLTGADVTGSTFKETNLDNANLRDVIGFTLDNYDYKLYLNNTILPDGKVLD
- a CDS encoding calcium-translocating P-type ATPase, PMCA-type, with amino-acid sequence MTTASTGDRHLPYQGLTTEEVNASRTSYGENVLTPPQRDPWWTLFLEKFEDPVIRILMIAAVVALTVGLLQGEFAEGLGIIIAILLATTVAFFNEFKANQEFALLNHVYDQVNVKVIRDGQYVNLPRQELVVGDIIYVEQGHEIPADADIVDSVSMYIDQAKLTGESEPVYKAHDKDPFQPDAEESTYPFHRVYRSTIVTQGHGFCKVLAVGDRTEIGKLAQAVATVEDDKNTPLNRQLEELSQAIGVVGLSVAMLTFIALFIRGVLTHELLLTGQQGYVVGILLSTVMIVLIPVWLPVVDDGRNLLKKGGYLPSALDLEPPEITENWLLMLAVGIVFFGLTMQIGGKLGWTPTTFGEWLPGDVGLALLNYFMVAVTIIVVAVPEGLAMSVTLSLAYSMRRMTAENNLVRRMHACETIGATTVICSDKTGTLTCNQMQVQEIVVPGLGESSDQLNQKVNDILAEAIAANSTADLEYSPEGLPEVIGNATEGALLLWLDDQKLDYLTYRYDFDLTSQGAFSAEKKYMTSLGRSPILKEEVLYLKGAPEIVLQRCDYMLTSTGIKPLTERAKIIRKLQDFQQRGMRTLGFAYRPLGDLSDFKITEIEQHLVWLGFFAIVDPLRDDVPQAIQACMEAGIQVKIVTGDSPQTAKEIGRQIGLLTEDIDPRHPQHLTGPQFAALDDKAAFEAVQSLRILSRACPLDKLRLVQLLQKTGAVVGVTGDGTNDAAALKQAQVGLAMGSGTAIAKEASDIILLDDSFSSIVNAVLWGRSLYENIQKFLLFQLTINVVALGTALLGPFIGIELPLTVTQMLWVNLIMDTFAALALATEPPNPEVLKRSPRSADAFIITSEMATQITCLGLTFLICMIGLLKYDMRDGGINLYELSVFFAIFVFLQLWNLFNARCFGLTISAFTGLRKNPAFGAIVATIFIGQVVMVQWGSSAFRTVPLAWQHWFLIIVGTSVVLWLGELWRQVSPRRSQPRT
- a CDS encoding LCP family protein; this translates as MTRGQEVKTGEQVAKASTKLLGKQQRNADGGRKLSFLLKGFLWGSGFMGTTLLSAAVGTWLALYTPLSQIVLPFLPSSLESLKQEGLQQLGSYSLGRPVNILVMGIDRVEGTEGSEIFGGRSDTMLLVRFDPELENKRVNMLSIPRDTQVLIPDVGLTKVNDANVYGGGKLAAEVVSETLNDVPVDRYVRITTDTFRELVDAVGGVNVFVPYDMKYKDETQDLEIDLEEGWQVLDGDQAEQFARFRNDEFGDIGRVQRQQVLLKALREKVQSPAIIPRLPNLISLVQEHIDTDLSWEEMLALMNFSRQLEKDHLNMVMLPGRFSDAGEYNRSYWLVSNQEKNRVMQDFFGVEPPLQVLGDGESGAIAPQRLRIAIQNATNENGIAGQMSRYLMTEDFTNTYLARDYSDILDHTQIIVQRGDLEAANLLLDVIGVGRVEASSIGEIESDITIRVGRDWLEAMEETE